A stretch of Methylogaea oryzae DNA encodes these proteins:
- a CDS encoding helix-turn-helix transcriptional regulator → MDRTERFYKIEQLLHERGVVSLERFLEHLGVSRATFKRDLDYLRERLNAPIEWDRNARGYRLAAGDAKFELPGLWFNASEIHALLTMQHLLANLQPGLLASHIAPLQARLDSLLERGDNTAEEVRRRIRILHAAARPVEPRGFQLIAQALLDRRRLRLRHYNRAEDLRSERVVSPQRLVYYRDNWYLDAWCHWRDALRSFAVDSLEDVAALQDEAVSLADDALSAALGSGYGIFAGPRLQTAVLRFTAQRARWVAQEGWHPQQAGRYEPDGRYRLELPYADDRELLMDILKYGPEVEVLAPPSLRAKVARLLADAGALYAAPSLENAG, encoded by the coding sequence ATGGATCGCACGGAACGTTTTTACAAGATCGAGCAACTGCTGCACGAGCGGGGCGTGGTCAGCCTGGAGCGGTTTTTGGAGCATCTCGGCGTGTCGCGCGCCACCTTCAAGCGCGATTTGGATTATTTGCGCGAGCGGCTAAACGCGCCCATCGAATGGGACCGCAACGCCCGCGGTTACCGCCTGGCCGCGGGCGACGCCAAGTTCGAGCTGCCCGGGCTGTGGTTCAACGCGTCCGAAATCCACGCCCTGCTGACCATGCAGCACCTGTTGGCCAACCTCCAGCCCGGCCTGTTGGCGTCCCACATCGCGCCGTTGCAGGCGCGCCTCGATTCCCTGCTGGAGCGTGGCGATAACACCGCCGAGGAAGTGCGGCGGCGCATTCGCATCCTGCACGCGGCGGCCCGGCCGGTGGAGCCGCGCGGCTTTCAGTTGATCGCCCAAGCCCTATTGGATCGCCGCCGCTTGCGCTTGCGCCACTACAATCGGGCGGAAGACCTGCGCAGCGAGCGGGTGGTGTCGCCCCAGCGCTTGGTTTATTACCGCGACAACTGGTATTTGGACGCCTGGTGCCATTGGCGCGACGCCTTGCGCAGCTTTGCCGTGGACAGTTTGGAGGACGTGGCGGCGTTGCAGGACGAAGCCGTCTCCCTGGCGGATGACGCGCTGAGCGCGGCGCTGGGGTCGGGTTACGGAATTTTCGCCGGCCCGCGCTTGCAAACGGCGGTGCTGCGCTTCACCGCCCAGCGCGCCCGCTGGGTGGCGCAGGAGGGTTGGCATCCGCAGCAAGCGGGGCGCTACGAGCCGGACGGTCGATATCGCCTGGAACTGCCCTACGCCGACGATCGCGAATTGCTCATGGACATACTCAAATACGGGCCGGAAGTGGAAGTGCTGGCGCCGCCCTCCCTGCGCGCCAAGGTGGCGCGATTGCTGGCCGACGCCGGCGCGCTGTATGCCGCGCCTTCGCTCGAAAACGCCGGTTGA
- a CDS encoding DUF2939 domain-containing protein: protein MRKSVTAVLTLALLGAGAGYFYASPRLALAEIQQAAKNNDTDALAEKVDFPQLRAGVKTQLNTLIQGKIGRELGGNPFAAFGAAMATVAVDGMVDAYVSPAGIGALAGGLSPRHDSKKPRQAETPPVAAAPPPSAPQEASPAERPKAEKVAVEFDSLQQASAYVTGKRGEQVRFILTLEGLRWRLTNLVLPAELFGE, encoded by the coding sequence ATGCGCAAATCCGTTACCGCCGTCCTGACGCTGGCCCTGCTGGGAGCCGGTGCCGGCTATTTCTACGCCAGCCCGCGCCTGGCGTTGGCGGAGATACAACAGGCCGCCAAGAACAACGACACGGACGCACTGGCCGAAAAAGTGGATTTCCCCCAATTGCGGGCAGGGGTCAAGACCCAGTTGAACACCCTGATACAGGGCAAAATCGGCCGGGAACTGGGCGGCAACCCTTTCGCCGCCTTCGGCGCGGCCATGGCGACAGTGGCCGTGGACGGCATGGTCGACGCCTATGTGTCGCCGGCCGGCATCGGCGCCCTGGCCGGCGGCCTGTCGCCTCGGCATGATTCGAAAAAGCCCCGCCAGGCCGAAACGCCTCCCGTCGCAGCGGCGCCGCCGCCCTCCGCGCCGCAGGAAGCAAGCCCGGCGGAGCGGCCCAAAGCGGAAAAGGTCGCGGTGGAATTCGACTCGCTGCAACAAGCCTCCGCCTACGTCACCGGCAAGCGGGGCGAGCAAGTGCGCTTCATACTGACCCTGGAAGGCCTGCGCTGGCGGCTCACCAATCTCGTTTTGCCGGCGGAGCTGTTCGGCGAGTAA
- a CDS encoding D-alanyl-D-alanine carboxypeptidase family protein, giving the protein MPATAKRIPLILCLCLMSGVSFAKGHHQAQTAQPVAKHKPAKAAARSHGYDNPDTHAALVIDTANNAVLHAHNAGEPWYPASLTKMMTAFMAFDAMEAGRLSPDDTLTVSYHAAEQKGSRLGLRAGERITVDDAIRGLIARSANDAAVTLAEHIGGNEGDFAAAMTNKAHQIGMSHSSFENATGLPAPHQITTAHDMAVLAQTLIRRFPSQYHYFQTDSMTFHRRTMGAINPLLRSYPGAEGMKTGFTCASGYNIVGAAKRDGRRLIAVYLGGGSRNHRNAEVSRLLDAGFADNRDAAQLPGLDDATVVQANNQYPIHRLGPNVCNSTVPPVNTAAHAPSHAQPAVAGVAGRGSHAVQAADAKQHRSWGVVVGNFPNRQQGQGVLQKLRSNAPNVVAHSQATIISRTLNKGPQQYAALLTGLERDEAGRLCNMRSWERSVSCTALDPIALRAIQ; this is encoded by the coding sequence TTGCCCGCAACCGCCAAGAGAATTCCGCTGATCCTGTGCCTATGCCTGATGTCGGGTGTCTCGTTCGCCAAGGGCCATCATCAGGCGCAAACGGCCCAGCCGGTCGCCAAGCACAAACCGGCCAAGGCCGCCGCCCGCAGCCACGGATACGATAATCCCGACACCCATGCCGCGCTGGTGATCGACACCGCCAACAATGCGGTGCTGCACGCCCACAACGCCGGCGAGCCCTGGTATCCCGCCTCCCTGACCAAGATGATGACGGCGTTTATGGCATTCGACGCCATGGAAGCCGGCCGCCTAAGCCCGGACGACACGCTGACCGTGTCCTATCACGCCGCCGAGCAGAAAGGCTCGCGCTTGGGGCTGCGCGCCGGCGAGCGCATTACCGTGGACGACGCCATTCGCGGCCTCATCGCCCGTTCCGCCAACGACGCCGCCGTGACCCTGGCGGAACACATCGGCGGCAACGAGGGCGACTTCGCCGCCGCCATGACCAACAAGGCGCACCAGATCGGCATGAGCCATAGCTCGTTCGAAAACGCCACCGGCCTGCCGGCCCCTCACCAAATCACCACCGCCCACGACATGGCCGTCTTGGCGCAAACCCTGATTCGCCGCTTCCCGTCCCAGTACCACTACTTCCAGACGGACAGCATGACCTTCCACCGCCGCACCATGGGCGCCATCAACCCCCTGCTCCGTTCCTACCCGGGCGCCGAGGGTATGAAAACCGGCTTCACCTGCGCCTCGGGCTACAACATCGTCGGCGCCGCCAAGCGGGACGGCCGCCGCTTGATCGCCGTCTACCTGGGCGGCGGCAGCCGCAACCACCGCAATGCCGAGGTTTCGCGCCTACTGGACGCGGGCTTCGCCGACAACCGCGACGCCGCGCAACTGCCCGGGCTGGATGACGCCACCGTGGTGCAGGCGAACAACCAATATCCCATCCACCGGCTGGGCCCGAACGTGTGCAACTCCACCGTGCCGCCGGTCAACACCGCCGCCCACGCGCCGTCCCACGCTCAGCCGGCCGTTGCCGGCGTCGCCGGCCGCGGCAGCCATGCCGTCCAGGCGGCGGACGCCAAACAGCACCGTAGCTGGGGCGTGGTGGTAGGCAACTTCCCCAACCGCCAGCAGGGCCAGGGCGTGCTGCAAAAACTGCGCAGCAACGCGCCCAATGTGGTGGCCCACAGCCAAGCCACCATCATCAGCCGCACCCTGAACAAAGGCCCGCAACAATACGCCGCCCTGCTCACCGGACTGGAGCGGGACGAAGCCGGCCGCCTGTGCAATATGCGCAGCTGGGAGCGTAGCGTCAGCTGCACCGCTCTCGACCCCATCGCCCTGCGCGCCATCCAATAA
- a CDS encoding DUF3240 family protein — protein sequence MTDNYLVTLIAAPSLEETLVDWLLSHEGRYGFTSACVAGHASRHQGLSLEEQVAGRKKQVRFEMHVHQADLAGLLAGLKEDFTGTGLHYWVSPVMECGSL from the coding sequence ATGACCGACAACTACCTCGTCACCCTCATCGCCGCCCCCAGCCTGGAGGAAACCTTGGTGGACTGGCTGCTCAGCCACGAAGGCCGCTACGGCTTCACCAGCGCCTGCGTCGCCGGCCACGCCAGCCGCCACCAGGGCCTGAGCCTGGAAGAGCAGGTGGCCGGGCGCAAAAAGCAGGTGCGTTTCGAGATGCACGTGCATCAGGCGGACTTGGCCGGGCTGCTGGCGGGACTTAAGGAAGACTTCACCGGTACCGGTCTACATTATTGGGTGTCGCCCGTCATGGAATGCGGTAGCTTGTAA